The Oxalobacteraceae bacterium OTU3CINTB1 genome includes a window with the following:
- a CDS encoding polysaccharide deacetylase family protein, with the protein MSVLRPRLLFATLSLLLLSATAAGQDASEAIPVPAPAPAPVRFLLTFDDGPAAADSDNPTVHILETLARNPLQDNIKAVFFTQTRAWHGGGTDVGRALIKREYDEGHVVALHSATLFHSNHRFMSKQTLDESMQTGVDDLTRITGVAPKLVRPPFWAYDAETLESYRQHGMRMLLTDLNANDGKIYGINFSWHKRSNMLKHLAETRKRWAAGAMPVVDGSTPVVVTFHDVNTYTSRHIQEYLDILIDVARELDVPLAAKPFYDDHDELERAALTSTISNPNAKPQLPGLWNWLWQ; encoded by the coding sequence GTGTCAGTCCTTCGTCCCCGCCTGCTGTTTGCAACGTTGTCATTGCTGCTATTGAGCGCCACCGCCGCAGGCCAGGACGCGTCCGAAGCCATTCCCGTCCCCGCGCCCGCGCCGGCCCCTGTGCGTTTTCTGCTCACCTTCGACGACGGCCCCGCCGCCGCCGACAGCGACAATCCCACCGTGCATATCCTCGAGACGCTGGCCCGCAATCCGCTGCAGGACAACATCAAGGCCGTGTTCTTCACCCAGACCCGCGCCTGGCACGGCGGCGGCACGGACGTCGGCCGCGCGCTGATCAAGCGCGAATACGACGAAGGCCATGTCGTCGCGCTGCACAGCGCCACCCTGTTCCACTCGAACCACCGCTTCATGAGCAAACAAACGCTGGACGAATCGATGCAAACAGGGGTCGACGACCTGACCCGCATCACCGGCGTCGCGCCCAAGCTGGTACGCCCGCCGTTCTGGGCCTACGACGCCGAGACGCTGGAGTCGTACCGCCAGCACGGCATGCGCATGCTGCTGACCGACCTCAATGCCAACGACGGCAAAATCTACGGCATCAACTTCAGCTGGCATAAACGTTCGAACATGCTGAAACACCTGGCCGAGACGCGCAAGCGCTGGGCGGCGGGCGCCATGCCGGTGGTCGACGGCAGCACGCCGGTCGTCGTCACCTTCCACGACGTGAACACTTACACCTCGCGCCACATCCAGGAGTACCTGGACATCCTGATCGACGTCGCGCGTGAACTCGACGTGCCGCTGGCGGCCAAACCGTTCTATGACGACCATGACGAACTGGAACGCGCCGCGCTGACCAGCACCATCAGCAATCCGAACGCCAAACCGCAGCTGCCGGGGCTGTGGAACT
- a CDS encoding class I SAM-dependent methyltransferase — translation MSANFDLMQPSSDPHVPETAFGKWFLRTETWTVHVLERALVDLERMMPADRRGYDVVADVGCGFGRSLGKLHQRFAPKRLIGMDIDPEMLRESAREMAALNIEADFICCSSSNIKLEDNSVDLLFCHQTFHHLIDQERAIQEFFRVLKPGGVLLFAESTRRYIHSWIIRLLFRHPMDVQKTAPEYLAMVRAAGFAVPDSAVSYPFLWWSREDLGILETALRIKPKAVREETLINLVGVKP, via the coding sequence ATGAGCGCCAATTTCGATTTAATGCAGCCTTCCAGCGATCCCCATGTGCCGGAGACGGCGTTCGGCAAATGGTTCCTGCGCACCGAGACCTGGACCGTCCATGTGCTGGAGCGCGCGCTGGTGGACCTGGAGCGCATGATGCCGGCCGATCGGCGCGGCTACGACGTGGTGGCCGACGTGGGCTGCGGCTTCGGCCGCTCGTTGGGCAAGCTTCACCAGCGCTTCGCGCCCAAGCGCTTGATCGGCATGGACATCGATCCGGAGATGCTGCGGGAGTCGGCCAGGGAGATGGCGGCGTTGAATATCGAGGCCGACTTCATTTGCTGTTCCAGTTCGAACATCAAGCTCGAAGACAATTCGGTCGACCTGCTGTTCTGCCACCAGACCTTTCACCACCTGATCGACCAGGAGCGCGCGATCCAGGAGTTCTTCCGCGTGCTCAAGCCGGGCGGGGTGCTGCTGTTCGCCGAATCGACCCGGCGCTATATCCACTCGTGGATCATCCGCCTGCTGTTCCGCCATCCGATGGATGTGCAGAAGACGGCGCCCGAGTATCTGGCGATGGTGCGCGCGGCCGGCTTCGCGGTGCCGGATAGCGCGGTGTCGTACCCTTTCCTGTGGTGGAGCCGCGAGGACCTCGGCATCCTGGAGACCGCGCTGCGCATCAAGCCGAAGGCGGTGCGCGAGGAGACCTTGATCAATCTGGTGGGCGTCAAACCGTAG
- a CDS encoding TonB-dependent receptor produces the protein MRIKVMVLALAGVVTGWQVGAEEVPVTAGGAVEQVVISGDKLRRTEIDSSASVGARNRRQIAESGAATIEDVAAQMANVGTAEGLSIRGVGLSGPTGGGGRTITVVVDGVAQDGFGQDIGGMSVWDADRFEVLRGPQSTNQGRNSLAGAVVVRTRDPSDTADFSYRASAGNQNSHRVAVAGGGAIVDQVLAGRIAFEQRRSDGGTYDPTRDDRRFNHDDGYTLRAKLRVTPWGDRYQALITLVDEERKYGSPHVEAVSYPASARVNLSNVQRDSDNRARSAALEQTFRAGGADVTLLTTYSHNRYTRLFDYDSTELNQGYRTGENITRQWTQEARANLETTLFGRPLKGVAGLYYASQHYDFDDMFVVPLSYVLGLTGQCRVQAVCDAQYGAEFINRGNQQADSIRTRAVFTEFDYVIDKLTVTAGLRYDAESQSRVPTSVTTGTSALARTVLARLIAGGVFAADGTQHLGTDTSVWLPKLGVRYALAPAWVAGLTAQRGYRTGGVNYSYQRGAKAFEPEFTNNYEASLKGALDNGLAVALNAYRVDWSDQQVDVGRNSLDTYFVNAGKSRLQGLEAEVRGRVTKNLELFGAVGVAKTRYIDFVSPQGDYTGNRFPDSPRQTQSVGFSWTPGGWTLNANLVHAAGSDTGPENIDRNDGRTTLGAKLSYTLANGVTLFATGTNLTDRTYVVNNRIPTVTGRYNVILGNPRQFAFGVQGSI, from the coding sequence ATGCGTATCAAAGTAATGGTATTGGCGCTGGCCGGGGTGGTGACTGGATGGCAGGTCGGGGCGGAGGAAGTGCCGGTGACCGCAGGAGGTGCGGTCGAGCAGGTGGTGATCTCCGGCGATAAACTCAGGCGCACGGAAATCGACAGCAGCGCCAGCGTCGGCGCGCGCAACCGGCGCCAGATCGCCGAGTCGGGCGCCGCCACCATCGAGGACGTGGCCGCGCAGATGGCCAACGTCGGCACCGCCGAGGGGCTGTCGATACGCGGCGTGGGATTGAGCGGTCCGACCGGCGGCGGCGGTCGCACCATCACGGTCGTCGTCGACGGCGTGGCGCAGGACGGCTTTGGCCAGGACATCGGCGGCATGAGCGTGTGGGACGCCGACCGCTTCGAGGTGCTGCGCGGGCCGCAATCGACCAACCAGGGACGCAACTCGCTGGCCGGCGCGGTGGTGGTCAGGACGCGCGATCCGTCCGACACCGCCGATTTCAGCTACCGCGCCAGCGCCGGCAACCAGAATTCGCACCGCGTGGCGGTGGCCGGCGGCGGCGCCATCGTCGATCAGGTGCTGGCGGGCCGCATCGCCTTCGAGCAGCGCCGCAGCGACGGCGGCACCTACGACCCGACCCGCGACGACCGCCGCTTCAACCACGACGACGGCTACACGCTGCGCGCCAAGCTGCGCGTGACGCCTTGGGGCGATCGTTATCAAGCTTTGATCACGCTGGTCGACGAGGAGCGCAAGTACGGCAGCCCGCATGTGGAAGCGGTGAGTTATCCAGCGTCGGCGCGCGTGAACCTGTCGAACGTGCAGCGCGACTCGGACAACCGCGCCCGCTCGGCGGCGCTGGAGCAGACCTTCCGCGCGGGCGGGGCCGATGTCACGCTGCTGACCACCTATTCCCACAACCGCTATACGCGCCTGTTCGACTACGATTCGACGGAACTGAACCAGGGCTACCGCACCGGCGAGAACATCACGCGCCAATGGACGCAGGAGGCGCGCGCCAACCTCGAGACCACGTTGTTCGGCCGCCCGCTCAAGGGCGTTGCGGGCCTGTACTACGCCAGCCAGCATTACGACTTCGACGACATGTTCGTGGTGCCGCTGTCGTACGTGCTGGGATTGACGGGGCAGTGCCGGGTGCAGGCGGTATGCGACGCGCAGTACGGCGCTGAGTTCATCAACCGCGGCAACCAGCAGGCCGACAGCATCCGCACGCGCGCCGTGTTCACGGAGTTCGACTATGTGATCGACAAACTGACCGTGACGGCCGGCCTGCGCTACGACGCCGAAAGCCAAAGCCGCGTACCTACCAGCGTGACGACCGGCACCTCGGCGCTGGCACGCACCGTTCTGGCGCGCCTGATCGCCGGCGGCGTTTTCGCGGCCGACGGCACGCAACATCTCGGCACGGACACCTCGGTGTGGCTGCCCAAGCTCGGTGTGCGCTATGCGCTGGCGCCCGCGTGGGTGGCGGGATTGACGGCGCAGCGCGGCTACCGCACCGGCGGCGTCAATTACAGCTATCAACGCGGCGCCAAGGCGTTCGAGCCAGAGTTCACCAACAACTACGAGGCCTCCCTCAAGGGGGCGCTCGACAACGGCCTGGCGGTCGCCCTTAACGCCTACCGCGTGGACTGGTCGGACCAGCAGGTCGATGTCGGCCGCAATTCGCTCGACACCTATTTCGTCAACGCCGGCAAGTCGCGCCTGCAGGGCCTGGAGGCCGAGGTGCGCGGCAGGGTGACAAAGAACCTGGAGCTGTTCGGCGCCGTCGGCGTGGCCAAGACGCGCTATATCGATTTTGTCTCGCCGCAGGGCGACTACACCGGCAACCGCTTCCCGGATTCGCCAAGGCAGACGCAGTCGGTCGGCTTCAGCTGGACGCCCGGCGGCTGGACGCTGAACGCCAACCTGGTGCACGCCGCTGGCAGCGATACGGGTCCGGAGAACATCGACCGCAACGATGGCCGCACGACGCTCGGGGCCAAGCTGTCCTACACCCTGGCCAACGGCGTGACGCTGTTCGCCACCGGCACCAACCTGACCGACCGCACCTACGTCGTCAACAACCGCATCCCGACGGTGACGGGCCGCTATAACGTCATTCTCGGCAACCCGCGCCAGTTCGCCTTCGGCGTGCAGGGTAGCATCTAA
- a CDS encoding PepSY domain-containing protein: MKSSTLRTFISVHTWVGLVAGFGLFIAFYAGAITLFHSELHAWQTPVAQSAPSAAAPQPQVLIDAVLAAHPEAGKTFYVTMPSAYEPELVLTAGERHFRLDAAGKLEEFEERSHLMDFIYRLHYTAGLPNQLGLYVLGVVCVLYGLALVSGVIIYAPTFVKDLFALRIGKNLKRMWQDAHNAIGILSLPFHIMYAWSSAILALGLVLLAPFQYLVFDGKLLALVGADINAAAPPKPAGVAAPLLPVARVLAVVERAAPGMEVRQLFYQEAGDANAQVRVTGDVRQNTVTSNSAVVLNASAGKVGRVLVPENFSPGMRFLRSLQALHFGSFGHAAVQWMYFILGIAGAFLFYSGNLLWIESRRKRLSLVQPRSGRLMAQATLGVCLGCVAGVSAMFVMNKLAPAAPGQLPLWESRSYYAVFWLAVVWAFARPPARAAHELLIACATITVAIPLSHWIATGLNPMLALMRGDGVTVGVAVVALLAAALYWKMARAVLRRGLHGDPHSVWSLRAPPAKPAMARQAA; encoded by the coding sequence ATGAAATCATCGACCCTGCGCACCTTCATATCGGTCCACACCTGGGTGGGGCTGGTGGCGGGCTTCGGCCTGTTCATCGCCTTCTATGCCGGCGCCATCACCTTGTTCCACTCCGAGCTGCACGCCTGGCAGACGCCTGTCGCGCAATCCGCTCCATCGGCGGCAGCGCCGCAGCCGCAGGTGCTGATCGACGCGGTGCTCGCCGCGCATCCGGAAGCGGGCAAGACGTTTTATGTAACCATGCCGTCGGCCTATGAGCCCGAGTTGGTGCTGACCGCCGGCGAGCGCCACTTTCGCCTCGACGCCGCCGGCAAGCTTGAGGAGTTCGAGGAGCGCTCGCACCTGATGGACTTCATCTACCGCCTGCACTACACGGCGGGCCTGCCGAACCAGCTTGGCCTGTACGTGCTGGGCGTGGTGTGCGTGCTGTATGGGCTGGCGCTGGTGAGCGGCGTGATTATTTACGCGCCCACTTTCGTGAAGGACCTGTTCGCGCTCCGGATAGGCAAGAACCTCAAGCGCATGTGGCAGGACGCGCACAACGCCATCGGCATCCTGTCACTGCCGTTCCACATCATGTATGCGTGGAGCAGCGCGATCCTGGCGCTGGGCCTGGTCCTGCTGGCGCCTTTCCAGTACCTGGTTTTCGACGGCAAGCTGCTTGCGCTGGTCGGCGCGGATATCAACGCCGCCGCGCCGCCGAAGCCGGCCGGGGTGGCGGCGCCGCTGCTGCCGGTCGCGCGGGTGCTGGCCGTCGTCGAGCGCGCGGCGCCGGGCATGGAGGTCAGGCAGCTGTTCTACCAGGAGGCCGGCGACGCCAACGCGCAGGTGCGGGTGACGGGCGACGTGCGCCAGAACACCGTGACGAGCAATTCTGCGGTGGTGCTCAACGCCAGCGCCGGCAAGGTAGGGCGGGTGCTGGTGCCGGAGAATTTCAGTCCCGGGATGCGCTTCCTGCGTAGTTTGCAGGCGCTCCATTTCGGTAGCTTCGGCCACGCGGCGGTGCAGTGGATGTACTTCATCCTCGGCATCGCCGGCGCCTTCCTGTTCTACAGCGGGAACCTGCTGTGGATCGAGTCGCGCCGCAAGCGCCTTAGCCTGGTGCAGCCGCGCAGCGGACGCTTGATGGCGCAAGCCACGCTGGGCGTGTGCCTCGGTTGCGTGGCGGGTGTTTCGGCCATGTTCGTGATGAACAAGCTGGCGCCGGCGGCGCCGGGGCAATTGCCATTGTGGGAGTCGCGCAGCTATTACGCCGTGTTCTGGCTGGCGGTGGTGTGGGCCTTCGCCCGGCCGCCGGCGCGCGCCGCCCACGAGCTGCTCATCGCGTGCGCCACGATCACCGTGGCCATTCCGCTGTCGCACTGGATAGCCACCGGCCTCAATCCGATGCTGGCGCTGATGCGCGGCGACGGCGTGACCGTCGGCGTGGCGGTGGTGGCGCTACTGGCTGCGGCCTTGTACTGGAAGATGGCGCGCGCGGTGCTCCGGCGCGGCCTGCACGGCGATCCGCACAGCGTCTGGTCGCTGCGCGCGCCACCGGCCAAACCGGCCATGGCGCGCCAAGCGGCTTAG
- a CDS encoding MFS transporter gives MSQPNQFSLLTQRRFAPFFWTQFLGAFNDNLFKTALIVIITFDALSWTTLSPSLITNLIPGLFILPFVVFSATAGQLADKFDKAGLTRFIKWLELAIMLVAGVGWMTHTLWLLVLGVVGMGVHSTLFGPVKYAYLPQQLKPEELVGGNGVTEMGTFVGILLGEILGAILVVQQPHGIMLEAGGTIFFAVLGLIAAYRIPSSPAPVPDLKINWNFVSESIRNINYSRKNRTVFLSMLGNSWFWFYGALVLSQFPVFAKDYLHGDHSAFVLLLTVFSLGVGSGSLLCERLSGRKVEIGLVPFGAIGLTIFGVDLYFASLAYGSGVAALTAGPHLDAIALLAQHGMWRILFDILMIGLFGGLFIVPLFALIQTRCDPQHISRTIAGMNILNALFMVAAAGLAIVLLGQGFTIPQLFLVTALLNAVVAIYIFSLVPEFLMRFLAWMLIHTVHRVRTIDAERIPAEGAAVLVCNHVSYVDAIVIGAASPRPIRFVMDHRIFKLPLLGWIFRTARAIPIAPAKEDPWLMEKAYIDIAQALHEGDLVCIFPEGRLTHDGEINQFKGGIAKIIERSKVPVIPMALRGLWGHLLSRNGENVFQRAFRNGLRSRLALAVGLPVPPQEVTPEGLQKQVLDLRGDWK, from the coding sequence ATGAGCCAGCCCAATCAGTTTTCCCTGTTGACGCAACGCCGCTTCGCGCCGTTCTTCTGGACCCAGTTCCTGGGCGCCTTCAACGACAATTTGTTCAAGACGGCGCTGATCGTCATCATCACCTTCGACGCGCTCAGTTGGACCACGCTGTCGCCGTCCCTGATCACCAATCTGATTCCCGGCCTGTTCATCCTGCCGTTCGTGGTGTTTTCCGCCACCGCCGGCCAGCTGGCCGACAAATTCGACAAGGCCGGCCTGACGCGCTTCATCAAGTGGCTGGAGCTGGCCATCATGCTGGTGGCGGGCGTGGGCTGGATGACGCACACCCTGTGGCTGCTGGTGCTGGGCGTGGTCGGCATGGGCGTCCATTCGACCTTGTTCGGCCCCGTTAAATACGCGTATTTGCCGCAGCAGCTCAAGCCCGAGGAACTCGTCGGCGGCAACGGCGTGACCGAGATGGGCACCTTCGTCGGCATCCTGCTGGGCGAGATCCTCGGCGCCATCCTGGTGGTGCAGCAGCCCCACGGCATCATGCTGGAGGCGGGCGGCACGATCTTCTTCGCGGTGCTCGGCTTGATCGCCGCCTATCGCATTCCCAGCTCGCCGGCGCCGGTGCCCGACCTGAAGATCAACTGGAACTTCGTCAGCGAATCGATCCGCAATATCAATTACTCGCGCAAGAACCGCACCGTGTTCCTGTCCATGCTGGGCAACTCGTGGTTCTGGTTTTACGGCGCGCTGGTGCTGTCGCAGTTCCCGGTGTTCGCCAAGGACTACCTGCACGGCGACCATAGCGCCTTCGTGCTGCTGCTGACGGTGTTCTCGCTGGGCGTGGGCAGCGGTTCGCTGCTGTGCGAGCGCCTGTCCGGCCGCAAGGTGGAAATCGGCCTGGTGCCGTTCGGCGCGATCGGCCTGACGATTTTCGGCGTGGACCTGTACTTCGCCAGCCTGGCCTACGGCAGCGGCGTGGCCGCGCTGACGGCCGGTCCGCACCTGGACGCGATCGCGCTGCTGGCGCAGCATGGCATGTGGCGCATTCTGTTCGACATCCTGATGATCGGGCTGTTCGGCGGCTTGTTCATCGTGCCGCTGTTCGCGCTGATCCAGACCCGCTGCGACCCGCAACATATATCACGCACCATCGCCGGCATGAACATCCTCAACGCGCTGTTCATGGTGGCGGCGGCCGGACTGGCCATCGTGCTGCTGGGGCAGGGCTTCACGATCCCGCAGCTGTTCCTGGTGACGGCGCTGCTCAACGCGGTGGTGGCGATCTATATCTTCTCGCTGGTGCCGGAATTCCTGATGCGTTTCCTGGCGTGGATGCTGATCCACACCGTGCACCGCGTGCGCACCATCGACGCCGAGCGCATCCCGGCCGAGGGCGCGGCGGTGCTGGTGTGTAACCACGTCAGCTATGTCGACGCCATCGTCATCGGCGCGGCCAGTCCGAGGCCGATCCGCTTCGTCATGGATCACCGCATTTTCAAGCTGCCGCTGCTGGGGTGGATCTTCCGCACCGCGCGCGCGATTCCGATCGCGCCGGCCAAGGAGGACCCGTGGCTGATGGAGAAGGCTTACATCGATATCGCGCAGGCGCTGCACGAGGGGGATCTGGTGTGTATCTTCCCGGAGGGCCGGTTGACGCATGACGGTGAGATCAACCAGTTCAAGGGCGGTATCGCCAAGATCATCGAGCGCTCCAAAGTGCCGGTGATTCCGATGGCGCTGCGCGGGCTGTGGGGACATCTGCTAAGCCGCAATGGCGAGAACGTGTTCCAGCGGGCCTTCCGCAACGGCTTGCGTTCGCGGTTGGCGCTGGCGGTGGGGCTGCCGGTGCCGCCGCAGGAGGTCACGCCGGAGGGACTGCAGAAGCAGGTTTTGGACTTGCGCGGGGATTGGAAGTAG
- a CDS encoding lysophospholipase: MSNRSAAAAPKEQDVAVTVAGVKIACRFSPSDGDAVGAVLIVPGSLFSDVDGNYPTMNMRPHAYADLARQLSARGFAVLRMAKIGPGTGSQTINAILAASHVDFLTRVAVASAGLALLRESAGARPVIVAGHSEGAVVASLLAGGMDGQMIDGVVSLSGPALPIFAVMRAQIAAMAPPGMAPDMTLFDRTAAAIRAGMPLPPEAARDPSTAMLATMPAMGHAYLRSADRVDPVAALAKVRQPVLIVQGGRDESVPPAHAEALRAGRGGLKTEVALFPTLNHFYKKTRAGLPPMQSMMMSTESDTAVADAIASWSSRISHGST; the protein is encoded by the coding sequence ATGTCGAACCGCAGCGCGGCCGCAGCGCCGAAAGAACAAGACGTTGCCGTCACCGTCGCCGGCGTGAAGATCGCCTGCCGATTCAGTCCGTCCGATGGCGACGCCGTGGGCGCGGTGTTGATCGTGCCAGGCTCGCTGTTCAGCGACGTCGACGGAAACTACCCGACGATGAACATGCGCCCGCACGCGTATGCGGATCTGGCGCGGCAGTTGAGCGCGCGCGGCTTCGCCGTGCTGCGGATGGCCAAGATCGGCCCCGGCACCGGATCGCAGACGATCAATGCGATCCTGGCCGCTTCCCACGTCGATTTCCTGACGCGGGTGGCGGTCGCCAGCGCCGGCCTGGCGCTGCTGCGCGAAAGCGCCGGGGCGCGGCCCGTCATCGTCGCCGGCCATAGCGAGGGCGCGGTGGTGGCGTCGCTGCTGGCCGGCGGCATGGACGGGCAAATGATCGATGGCGTGGTGAGTTTGTCCGGCCCGGCGTTGCCGATCTTCGCCGTCATGCGGGCGCAGATCGCGGCGATGGCGCCGCCCGGCATGGCGCCGGACATGACGCTGTTCGATCGCACGGCGGCCGCGATCCGCGCCGGCATGCCGTTGCCGCCCGAGGCGGCGCGCGATCCATCGACGGCGATGCTGGCGACGATGCCGGCAATGGGACACGCCTACCTGCGCAGCGCCGACCGCGTCGATCCGGTCGCGGCGTTGGCGAAGGTGCGGCAGCCGGTGCTGATCGTTCAGGGAGGGCGGGACGAATCGGTGCCGCCGGCGCATGCGGAGGCGCTGCGCGCCGGGCGCGGCGGGCTGAAAACCGAAGTGGCGCTCTTCCCGACGCTGAACCACTTCTACAAGAAGACACGCGCGGGCCTGCCGCCGATGCAATCGATGATGATGTCGACGGAAAGCGACACGGCGGTCGCCGACGCGATCGCAAGCTGGTCGAGCCGGATTAGCCACGGTTCCACGTAG
- a CDS encoding response regulator, with protein sequence MTILPTAPMADTMETRILIHAPFGQDGPLAAKVLAMAQIDSHVCPTLADLAAQLELGAGAVLTVEEALDSGGFKLLQEWVARQPDWSDLPIVLLTHRGADSQTVRRAVAGLGNLTLVERPVRTLTLITALHSTLRARNKQYQVREAARRKDEFLASLGHELRNPLAPIRTSVSLLTHLYPDAAPVARIRDMVERQVRLLTRLVDDLLDVARITSGKIKLQRQLVTLASVMNHVSELCAQAASAKRIHVAWQLPTSEIMLNADYARVVQIFANILSNAIKFTPQGGNVVVRAVVEQNALTVSMRDSGIGLEAEAITRIFRMFEQSNTVVGQFSSGLGIGLSLSRQFAEMHGGSVDAYSEGVGKGSEFVIHLPIVNDSGAREPVPLVSPAASADGRKMKVLVVDDNTDAADSLAALLEIDGFDVRTVYDGAAAVAMTAENQPDMIIMDLGMPGMDGYETARAIRQRPGAERILMLALTGWGQSDARRRTVEAGFDHHLVKPVELEQIIRLAGARQNREQVQAAR encoded by the coding sequence ATGACCATTCTGCCGACGGCGCCCATGGCTGACACCATGGAAACGCGCATCCTGATCCACGCGCCGTTCGGCCAGGACGGGCCGCTGGCGGCCAAGGTGCTGGCGATGGCGCAGATCGACAGCCACGTCTGCCCGACCCTGGCCGACCTGGCCGCGCAGCTGGAACTGGGCGCCGGCGCGGTGCTGACGGTGGAGGAGGCGCTGGATTCGGGCGGCTTCAAGCTGCTGCAAGAGTGGGTGGCGCGCCAACCCGACTGGTCGGACCTGCCGATCGTGCTGCTGACCCATCGTGGCGCCGATTCGCAGACGGTGCGCCGCGCCGTGGCCGGACTGGGCAACCTGACCCTGGTCGAGCGGCCGGTGCGCACCTTGACGTTGATCACCGCGCTGCATTCGACGTTACGGGCACGCAACAAGCAATACCAGGTGCGCGAGGCCGCGCGCCGCAAGGACGAGTTCCTCGCCAGCCTGGGCCACGAGCTGCGCAATCCGCTGGCGCCGATCCGCACCTCGGTCTCGCTGCTCACGCACCTGTATCCGGACGCCGCGCCGGTGGCGCGCATCCGCGACATGGTCGAGCGCCAGGTGCGCCTGCTGACGCGCCTGGTGGACGACCTGCTCGACGTCGCCCGCATCACCAGCGGCAAGATCAAGCTGCAGCGCCAGCTGGTCACGCTGGCGTCGGTGATGAACCACGTCAGCGAATTGTGCGCGCAGGCGGCCAGCGCCAAGCGCATCCACGTCGCCTGGCAGCTGCCCACCAGCGAGATCATGCTCAACGCCGACTACGCGCGCGTGGTGCAAATCTTCGCCAACATCCTGTCGAACGCGATCAAATTCACGCCGCAGGGCGGCAACGTGGTGGTGCGCGCGGTGGTGGAGCAGAACGCGCTGACCGTCTCGATGCGCGACAGCGGCATCGGCCTGGAGGCCGAGGCGATCACGCGCATCTTCCGCATGTTCGAGCAAAGCAACACCGTGGTGGGCCAGTTCTCCAGCGGCTTGGGGATTGGATTGAGCCTGTCGCGCCAGTTCGCCGAAATGCACGGCGGCAGCGTCGACGCCTATAGCGAGGGGGTCGGCAAGGGCAGCGAATTCGTCATCCATCTGCCGATCGTCAACGACAGCGGCGCGCGCGAGCCGGTGCCGCTGGTCTCCCCTGCCGCGTCGGCGGACGGCCGCAAAATGAAAGTGCTGGTAGTCGACGACAACACCGACGCCGCCGATTCGCTGGCGGCGCTGCTGGAGATCGACGGCTTCGACGTGCGCACCGTCTACGACGGCGCGGCGGCCGTGGCGATGACCGCCGAGAACCAGCCGGACATGATCATCATGGATCTGGGCATGCCCGGCATGGACGGCTACGAGACGGCGCGGGCAATCCGCCAGCGTCCCGGCGCCGAACGCATACTGATGCTGGCCCTGACCGGCTGGGGCCAGAGCGATGCCCGCCGCCGCACGGTGGAAGCGGGCTTCGACCACCACCTGGTCAAGCCGGTGGAACTGGAACAGATCATCCGCCTGGCCGGCGCGCGCCAGAACCGCGAGCAGGTGCAAGCGGCGCGCTGA